GCTCTCGTGCAGGTTGAGTGCGTGCGCGTGGCCCTGACTGCCGTATCCCAGCACCGCGACGGTCTTGCCGTCCAGGTGCGATCCGTCCGCGTCCTCGTCGTAGTATACCTCGGTAGTGAATTTCTCAGTCATCGTCTTGCAGTGTGTCGGCACCTCTTTCAAGTGCTACGGTTCCGCCTCGGGCGACCTCCTGGACGTCGAACTGCCGGAAGGCGTCGATGGCGGCGTCGATCTTCTGCTGGCTGCCGGTCACCTCGACGGTGATCGAGTCGGTGCTGACGTCGACCGCGGTGCCGTCGTACATCTCCGCGACGGCGTTGACGTCGTCGGGCTTCTCGCCGTCGACCTTGATCAGCGCCAGCTCCCGGTTGGTCGACGCCGGCTCCAGCTCGCGGACCGAGATGGTCGGCACGAGCTTCTCCAGTTGCTTCTTGGCCTGGTCGATGCCGGGCTCGGGCTCTTCGATGACGATGGTCATCCGCGCGACGTCGTCGTCCATCGTCGCGCCGACGGTCAGGCTCTCGATGTTGAACTGCCGCCGGCTGAAGAGCCCGGACACCTCGGCGAGCACGCCGGGCTCGTGTTTCACCAGCGCCGCCAGCACCGCCTGCCGCGGCTCGTGGGTGGCCTCTGCCTCCGGATCGACGCGAATACCTTGCTCGTTACGCCGGCCCTCCGGACGCATCCGCTCGTTCGGGGCCGGTCCAGGCATGCCTCCGGTCATATCAGATCATCTCCAGGTGGTCCTCGTTCA
This genomic interval from Halomicrobium urmianum contains the following:
- the ilvN gene encoding acetolactate synthase small subunit; this translates as MPGPAPNERMRPEGRRNEQGIRVDPEAEATHEPRQAVLAALVKHEPGVLAEVSGLFSRRQFNIESLTVGATMDDDVARMTIVIEEPEPGIDQAKKQLEKLVPTISVRELEPASTNRELALIKVDGEKPDDVNAVAEMYDGTAVDVSTDSITVEVTGSQQKIDAAIDAFRQFDVQEVARGGTVALERGADTLQDDD